Proteins from one Nicotiana tabacum cultivar K326 chromosome 23, ASM71507v2, whole genome shotgun sequence genomic window:
- the LOC107767006 gene encoding uncharacterized protein LOC107767006 produces MSVSGSTAGSGSRTSRTSFEFGRTHVVRPKGKHEATIVWLHGLGDKGSSWSQLFESLPLPNVKWICPTAPTRPVAAFGGFPCTAWFDVGDISEDAPDDLDGLDFSAAHIANLLSTEPSDVKLCVGGFSMGSAAALYSATCHAFKQYGNGSPYPLNLSAVVGLSGWLPCSRTLRNRMQGMNDAGRRAAALPILLCHGTGDDVVAYQHGEKSARILSSSGFQNLTFRNYQGLGHYTIPEETDEVCRWLAANLSLGGT; encoded by the exons ATGAGCGTCAGTGGCTCTACAGCAGGTTCTG gtagcagaacaagtCGAACATCGTTTGAATTTGGAAGGACTCATGTTGTTAGGCCCAAAGGAAAGCATGAGGCAACTATTGTTTGGCTACATGGTTTAGGTGATAAGGGTTCAAG TTGGTCCCAGCTTTTTGAAAGCCTTCCACTTCCTAAT GTCAAATGGATTTGCCCAACTGCTCCTACTCGTCCTGTTGCTGCCTTTGGTGGTTTTCCCTGCACTGCTT GGTTTGACGTAGGAGATATTTCAGAAGATGCTCCTGATGATTTGGATGGCTTAGATTTTTCTGCGGCACATATTGCAAATCTCTTATCAACAGAACCATCTGACG TTAAATTATGTGTTGGAGGATTCAGTATGGGATCTGCAGCTGCTCTTTATTCAGCCACGTGCCATGCATTCAAGCAATATGGTAATGGAAGTCCTTATCCACTGAACCTGAGTGCAGTTGTTGGCCTTAGTGGCTGGCTTCCTTGTTCAAG GACATTAAGGAACCGAATGCAAGGAATGAATGATGCTGGAAGACGTGCAGCAGCCTTGCCAATTTTGCTGTGTCATGGCACTG GTGATGATGTTGTGGCATATCAACATGGAGAAAAATCTGCAAGAATTTTAAGCTCATCCGGCTTTCAGAATCTAACATTTAGGAATTATCAGGG GCTTGGTCACTACACAATTCCTGAAGAGACTGATGAAGTTTGTCGCTGGCTGGCTGCAAATTTGAGTCTTGGGGGGACATGA